AAAAATTTATTAATCGTTCAAATTAATTCTGACTTAGTTTGCTAGCTTTTTCTTTGCTTGCTTTTCCTTTATTACCTTGGTTCATTTTTAAACTCATTTAAAAAATTTCAAGGACCATCATATTGTTTAATTTTCAAAGACCGTTCCACTTTTGACGGTGGAGTTTTATTGTATCACAATAAATAAGAAAATGTCAACAAAATTTTTGGTTTTTCTCATAAATTGTTCACACAACTTTTAACATTATAACAACCATATATCATTTTGTCAACACTTTTTTAAATATTTTTTATTTATTTTTTTCTATTAAATTTTTAATTTCTTTTACTATATAATCTGTTATAACCTGAAGGTCTTTTTCCCCTTCAAAAAAACCTGGTTCAATAGGCTTTCCGTATACTAATTTATTTGTTTTAAAGAAATGAGGTTTTCCGACTAATGCACAAGGTACAACTCCGCAGCCTGTCTTTTTAATAAGAAGAGCCATACCATTTTTTGCCTCTCCCATTTCTCCTGTTTTTGAGCGTGTACCCTCAGGAAAAATAATTAATGACTTTTTGTTATTAAGAACTTCAATTCCCTTTTTCATT
The nucleotide sequence above comes from Clostridia bacterium. Encoded proteins:
- a CDS encoding 1-acyl-sn-glycerol-3-phosphate acyltransferase; translated protein: MSWYKFVRGILTIFVKVCFRVKYVGEENIPDETGYIFCANHIGMTDAFFLACNRKTEFHFIAKEEVINIPIIGWILKRANVIPIKRGSGDIGAMKKGIEVLNNKKSLIIFPEGTRSKTGEMGEAKNGMALLIKKTGCGVVPCALVGKPHFFKTNKLVYGKPIEPGFFEGEKDLQVITDYIVKEIKNLIEKNK